The following are encoded together in the Malaya genurostris strain Urasoe2022 chromosome 3, Malgen_1.1, whole genome shotgun sequence genome:
- the LOC131437345 gene encoding clavesin-1-like — MAAALNMCKAPDSYDTYTFSLPDKYKLVAQDELREEDDIRENALKQFREWIAKHPLIKKCRTDAPFLLRFLRTKKFSIPAATEMLEKYLSIRQIYPNWFHNLDINDAELEAIIDTGYLFALPERDELGRKIVFSSAGKFDTNRFTAAQLIRIHSLVVESLLDEEESQIAGYVHVIDDSDLSMGFLGIWSFADIKNLAHCVQNSLPMRQKENHFVNLPSFANKLSEFILSVLSDKLKNRVFVHKSMEELKTKVNPKLLPKEYGGTTPMADCIAQFKTFLKSKREQLVALDEMQIEINKNSPYWADSTDADIAAGVIGSFRKLEVD, encoded by the coding sequence tgGCAGCCGCTCTGAACATGTGCAAAGCACCGGACTCGTACGACACCTACACGTTTAGTCTTCCGGACAAATACAAGCTGGTAGCACAAGACGAGCTACGCGAAGAGGATGACATCCGGGAGAATGCTTTGAAACAGTTCCGCGAGTGGATCGCCAAACATCCGCTGATCAAAAAATGTCGCACCGACGCTCCGTTCCTGCTACGGTTCCTCCGAACAAAGAAATTTTCCATCCCggctgccaccgaaatgttagaAAAGTATCTCTCCATCCGTCAAATTTATCCCAACTGGTTCCATAACCTGGATATCAACGATGCGGAACTGGAAGCGATCATAGACACCGGTTATCTGTTCGCTCTACCGGAGCGCGATGAGCTAGGTCGCAAGATTGTATTCTCGAGTGCGGGTAAATTCGACACGAATCGTTTCACCGCTGCTCAACTGATCCGTATCCATTCACTCGTGGTTGAATCACTGCTCGACGAAGAAgaatcccaaattgcgggctaTGTCCACGTTATCGATGATTCAGACCTTTCGATGGGATTCCTCGGAATTTGGTCCTTCGCCGATATTAAAAATTTGGCCCATTGCGTTCAAAATTCACTGCCGATGCGTCAAAAGGAGAACCACTTCGTTAACCTGCCATCGTTCGCCAACAAACTTTCTGAATTTATCCTCTCGGTGCTGAGCGATAAGCTAAAAAATCGTGTATTTGTACACAAAAGTATGGAGGAGCTGAAAACAAAAGTCAATCCGAAGCTACTACCCAAAGAGTATGGCGGCACCACCCCCATGGCTGACTGTATCGCCCAATTCAAGACCTTTCTCAAGTCCAAGCGTGAGCAGCTGGTCGCCCTCGATGAAATGCAGATAGAAATCAATAAGAACTCTCCGTATTGGGCTGATAGTACCGATGCGGACATTGCTGCCGGGGTGATCGGTAGCTTCCGAAAGTTGGAAGTTGATTAG